Proteins from one uncultured Cohaesibacter sp. genomic window:
- a CDS encoding ligase-associated DNA damage response DEXH box helicase, with translation MTEMPPKEEITNQPDSDQIPNPAGRLVTRFALPSDDKGSSLLPAVFDDWLKSKGWQLRPHQKAMLMAQAEGQPTLLIAPTGAGKTLSGFLPSLIELERDRREWGDERWHEQLHTLYISPLKALAVDIARNLETPIAEMGLDITVETRTGDTPAHKRQRQKQRPPNFLLTTPEQLALLLASREAETLFASLKTIVLDELHALVTSKRGELLSLGLSRLRSLAPDARPVGLSATVADPLELGHWLVPHAEAKPQREPQIIQLKGGTSPDIEVLESEEPIPWAGHSARYSLPDLYALIKAHKTTLLFVNTRSQAEFLFQSLWTINEDTLPIALHHGSLDVSQRRKVEAAMAAGSLRAVVCTSTLDLGIDWGDVDLVINIGAPKGASRLAQRIGRANHRLDEPSKAILVPSNCFELLECRAALDANYIGDQDTPPVRKGGLDVLAQHILGRACAGPFDPLDLYREVTAAYPYRALPWELFEQAIDFVATGGYAMRAYEQFAKLKPMKDKETGQILWRLSHPKRAQQYRLNIGTIVEEAMIKVRLTSWKGGSGEQKRLGRFGRVLGEVEEGFIEGLAPGDSFLFAGQVLRFERLDENSALVTRTQHREPKVPAYNGGKFPLSTYLASRVRAMLADPESWSRLPEQVQHWLALQKQHSIIPSADQMLIETFPRSGKFYLTLYAFEGRLALQTLGMLLTRRLERAGARPLGFVASDYALMIWGLRDLAKLEEELGWSFAQLFDEDMLGDDLESWLAESAMLKRTFRNCAVISGMIERRHPGMEKSGRQITMSSDLIYNVLKDHEPDHLLLKATWDDAASGLLDIARLGAMLQRIKGRIVHAPLDSPSPLAIPVLLEIGREPIYGEAEDEMLLEAAEEMGL, from the coding sequence ATGACTGAGATGCCACCCAAAGAAGAAATCACCAATCAGCCAGACAGTGACCAGATTCCCAATCCTGCAGGGCGGTTGGTGACGCGCTTTGCCTTGCCGTCGGACGACAAGGGTAGCTCGCTTCTTCCTGCCGTCTTTGATGATTGGCTCAAGAGCAAGGGCTGGCAATTGCGTCCGCATCAAAAAGCGATGTTGATGGCGCAGGCTGAGGGGCAGCCGACCCTGCTCATCGCGCCCACAGGTGCTGGCAAGACGTTGTCCGGCTTTCTGCCCTCGCTGATCGAGCTGGAAAGGGATCGGCGCGAATGGGGAGATGAGCGCTGGCACGAACAGCTACACACCCTCTACATCTCGCCTCTCAAGGCTCTGGCGGTGGACATTGCGCGCAATCTGGAAACACCTATTGCAGAGATGGGGCTCGATATAACGGTCGAAACCCGCACCGGCGACACGCCCGCTCACAAACGCCAGAGACAAAAACAGCGTCCGCCAAATTTTCTGCTGACAACGCCGGAGCAATTGGCGCTGCTGCTGGCTTCACGGGAGGCCGAAACCCTGTTTGCCTCCCTCAAGACCATCGTGCTGGACGAGCTGCATGCTCTGGTTACCTCCAAAAGGGGGGAGCTGCTGAGCCTTGGTTTGTCCCGTCTGCGTAGCCTTGCGCCGGATGCGCGACCGGTGGGCCTCTCGGCAACGGTGGCCGATCCGCTGGAGCTCGGGCATTGGCTGGTGCCCCATGCTGAAGCGAAACCGCAGCGCGAACCACAGATCATCCAGTTGAAAGGCGGCACAAGCCCGGATATCGAGGTTCTGGAATCTGAAGAACCGATCCCGTGGGCAGGCCATAGTGCCCGCTATTCGCTGCCCGATCTCTATGCCCTGATCAAGGCTCACAAGACCACATTGCTGTTTGTGAATACCCGCTCACAGGCTGAATTCCTGTTCCAGTCCCTCTGGACCATCAATGAGGATACCCTGCCCATTGCCCTTCATCATGGCTCGCTGGATGTAAGCCAACGCCGCAAGGTGGAAGCGGCCATGGCGGCGGGCAGCCTGAGGGCTGTGGTTTGTACCTCGACCCTTGATCTGGGTATCGACTGGGGCGATGTGGATCTGGTGATCAATATCGGCGCGCCGAAAGGAGCAAGCCGTCTTGCCCAACGTATCGGGCGGGCCAACCACCGCCTTGATGAGCCTTCCAAGGCCATTCTCGTGCCTTCCAACTGTTTCGAGCTTCTGGAATGCCGTGCCGCGCTCGACGCCAACTATATTGGCGATCAGGACACGCCACCGGTCCGCAAGGGAGGGCTTGATGTGCTTGCCCAGCATATTCTGGGCCGCGCCTGTGCTGGACCCTTTGATCCGCTCGATCTCTATCGTGAGGTGACCGCCGCCTATCCCTATCGGGCCCTGCCGTGGGAGCTGTTCGAGCAGGCTATCGATTTCGTCGCAACAGGTGGCTATGCCATGCGGGCCTATGAGCAATTTGCCAAGCTGAAACCCATGAAGGACAAGGAGACAGGTCAAATCCTCTGGCGCCTGTCTCATCCGAAGCGGGCGCAGCAATATCGGCTCAATATCGGCACCATCGTCGAAGAAGCGATGATCAAGGTGCGTCTTACCTCATGGAAAGGCGGCAGCGGCGAGCAGAAGCGACTGGGGCGCTTTGGGCGCGTGTTGGGGGAGGTGGAAGAGGGGTTCATTGAGGGGCTTGCGCCGGGGGACAGTTTTCTCTTTGCCGGTCAGGTCTTACGCTTTGAGCGGTTGGACGAGAATTCTGCGCTGGTAACAAGAACCCAGCATCGCGAGCCAAAGGTGCCAGCCTATAATGGCGGCAAGTTTCCACTCTCGACCTATCTGGCCTCGCGGGTCAGGGCCATGTTGGCCGATCCTGAGAGCTGGTCAAGATTGCCTGAGCAGGTTCAGCATTGGCTGGCCCTGCAAAAGCAGCACTCGATCATTCCCTCTGCCGATCAGATGTTGATCGAGACCTTCCCGCGATCGGGCAAATTCTATCTTACGCTCTATGCCTTCGAGGGACGGTTGGCGCTGCAGACGCTAGGTATGCTGCTGACGCGCCGTCTGGAAAGGGCAGGGGCACGGCCGCTTGGCTTCGTGGCCTCCGATTATGCCCTGATGATCTGGGGCCTCAGGGATTTGGCCAAGCTGGAAGAGGAGCTCGGTTGGAGCTTTGCGCAGCTCTTTGACGAAGACATGCTCGGGGATGATCTGGAAAGTTGGCTGGCCGAATCTGCCATGCTCAAGCGCACATTCCGCAATTGTGCCGTTATTTCCGGCATGATCGAGCGGCGGCATCCGGGAATGGAAAAGTCCGGACGTCAGATCACCATGTCGTCCGATCTCATCTATAATGTGCTCAAGGATCACGAACCCGATCACCTGTTGCTGAAAGCCACATGGGATGATGCAGCCAGTGGTCTGTTGGATATTGCCCGTCTTGGGGCTATGCTCCAGCGCATCAAGGGCCGAATCGTCCACGCCCCTCTGGACAGCCCGTCCCCGCTTGCTATTCCGGTGTTGCTGGAAATCGGCAGAGAGCCGATCTATGGTGAGGCGGAGGACGAAATGCTGCTCGAAGCGGCCGAGGAAATGGGGCTGTGA
- the pdeM gene encoding ligase-associated DNA damage response endonuclease PdeM, with protein sequence MGWQKRLQQCSLSSSLPEGFEERQPDGETLTPSAPEPASPVDYAFSHAGEAFVASLSGALYWPEQKTLLVADLHLEKGSAFARLGQFLPPYDSQRTLALLALDIAHFKPETVICLGDSFHDVDGPKRMSTSVAERLQALTTAQKWIWLTGNHDPLISSDLGGEICDIRQMEGANCAVILCHEPGESAGLEASWQSDTLCLEICGHLHPVARIPARGRTLRRKCFVLAKDRIIMPAYGSYTGGLELCEEAFAPYMSEDAKLLVLGRQTLAMHGASISVPRSSSRRRR encoded by the coding sequence ATGGGGTGGCAAAAACGTCTGCAGCAATGCTCCCTTTCATCAAGCTTGCCCGAGGGCTTTGAAGAGCGGCAGCCGGACGGTGAAACCTTGACGCCATCCGCTCCTGAGCCTGCCAGCCCAGTCGATTATGCCTTCTCCCATGCCGGTGAAGCCTTTGTTGCCAGCCTTTCCGGCGCGCTTTATTGGCCTGAGCAGAAAACCCTGCTCGTCGCAGATCTGCATCTGGAAAAGGGATCGGCGTTTGCCCGTCTCGGACAGTTCCTGCCCCCCTATGACAGCCAGCGAACGCTGGCCCTGTTGGCGCTTGATATTGCTCATTTCAAGCCTGAGACCGTCATCTGCCTTGGGGACTCTTTCCATGATGTCGATGGCCCCAAACGCATGTCAACCAGCGTCGCCGAGCGGTTGCAGGCATTGACCACTGCGCAAAAATGGATTTGGCTGACCGGCAACCATGACCCGCTCATTTCCTCCGATCTTGGCGGAGAGATTTGTGATATCCGACAGATGGAGGGAGCCAATTGCGCCGTCATCCTTTGCCATGAACCAGGAGAGAGCGCGGGCCTTGAGGCGTCTTGGCAATCGGATACGCTCTGTCTTGAGATCTGCGGCCATCTGCATCCGGTGGCAAGAATTCCGGCGCGTGGCCGGACCTTGCGTCGCAAATGCTTCGTGCTGGCCAAGGATCGCATCATAATGCCCGCCTATGGCAGCTATACCGGTGGGCTGGAGCTGTGCGAGGAAGCCTTCGCGCCTTACATGTCTGAGGATGCCAAACTCTTGGTGCTCGGTCGCCAGACCCTCGCGATGCATGGAGCAAGCATCTCTGTGCCCAGATCTTCTTCGAGGCGCAGGCGCTAG
- a CDS encoding TIGR02186 family protein, with protein sequence MIPSRLSRTIFGARLLLWLGVCMGGTIHAAHSERIVADLSERVIKISSNFTGSDIVIFGTIERDRATVSRGEPYDLVVVVRGWDQTLVSRRKERTFGIWINQDRRLYSNAPNFYAMSTTRKLVDIAHPSLLAKLQIGTRYLLLPPTFNPQDRFATYDPFRVAALRQMREKGLYTDDPSSVTFLSKSLFRSTIPIPSNVEVGEYEVTVHLLRGGALLHSSTQKLHVAKTGFEQHAFTLARDHEFFYGLTCVLIALFTGWLTGVVFRKN encoded by the coding sequence ATGATCCCGTCGCGCCTCTCAAGAACGATCTTCGGGGCCAGATTGCTGCTCTGGCTTGGCGTATGCATGGGAGGAACCATCCACGCCGCTCATAGTGAGCGCATCGTGGCGGATCTTTCCGAGCGGGTCATCAAGATTTCCTCCAATTTCACCGGATCGGACATCGTTATCTTCGGCACGATCGAACGCGACAGAGCAACTGTGTCCCGCGGCGAGCCCTATGATCTGGTGGTTGTCGTAAGAGGCTGGGACCAGACGCTGGTCTCGCGTCGCAAGGAGCGCACCTTTGGCATCTGGATCAATCAGGATCGCAGGCTCTATAGCAATGCGCCCAACTTCTATGCCATGTCGACAACGCGCAAGCTGGTTGATATCGCCCATCCTTCGCTGCTGGCTAAATTGCAGATCGGCACACGTTATCTGCTGTTGCCCCCGACTTTCAATCCGCAGGACAGATTTGCGACCTACGACCCCTTCCGCGTGGCGGCCTTGAGGCAAATGCGGGAAAAAGGGCTTTATACAGACGACCCGTCCTCGGTTACATTCCTCAGCAAGTCCCTCTTCCGCAGCACGATCCCCATTCCATCCAACGTGGAAGTGGGAGAATATGAAGTGACGGTTCATCTGTTGCGTGGCGGCGCCTTGCTACATTCGTCAACGCAAAAGCTGCATGTCGCCAAAACGGGCTTTGAGCAACATGCCTTTACGCTGGCGCGGGATCATGAATTCTTCTACGGGTTGACCTGTGTGTTGATCGCTCTTTTCACCGGCTGGCTCACCGGTGTGGTCTTCCGCAAGAACTGA
- a CDS encoding sulfite exporter TauE/SafE family protein, whose translation MELYLPIAEMPVNIFVILGMGGTVGFLSGIFGVGGGFLLTPLLIFYGISPAVAVASVTAQITASSTTGALAYLRTGNLDLKLGTVLFSAGITGSTVGVFVFKQLRELGQLDLIISVSYVTFLGAVGTLMVMESVRAIVKARKGIVTTRKPGQHNWIHGLPLKMRFKKSKIYVSILPVIAIGGSIGFLGTVLGIGGGFMLVPALIYLLRVPTAVVIGTSLYQILVTMGVATILHATTNHSVDIVLALILMVGGTIGAQFGAQIGQKMKGEQLRALLGILVLMVGMRFAVDLILEPTDHYSTEVMEVSR comes from the coding sequence GTGGAGCTCTACCTGCCTATCGCTGAAATGCCTGTCAACATCTTTGTCATCCTTGGCATGGGAGGCACGGTCGGGTTTCTTTCTGGCATTTTCGGGGTTGGCGGCGGCTTTCTGCTCACGCCCTTGCTCATTTTCTACGGTATTTCCCCTGCGGTTGCTGTTGCTTCGGTAACGGCCCAGATCACGGCTTCTTCCACGACCGGAGCGCTGGCCTATCTCAGAACCGGCAATCTCGACCTCAAACTGGGAACGGTGCTCTTTTCAGCCGGTATAACGGGATCGACAGTCGGGGTCTTTGTGTTCAAGCAGTTGAGAGAGCTTGGGCAGTTGGACCTGATCATCTCTGTCTCCTACGTGACCTTTCTTGGTGCCGTGGGCACTCTTATGGTAATGGAGAGTGTGCGCGCCATCGTCAAGGCCCGCAAGGGCATCGTCACGACACGCAAACCGGGCCAGCATAACTGGATTCACGGGCTGCCGCTCAAGATGCGCTTCAAGAAGTCCAAGATCTATGTCAGTATCCTGCCGGTGATTGCCATTGGCGGCAGCATCGGCTTTCTGGGAACTGTTCTGGGTATCGGTGGTGGCTTCATGCTGGTGCCAGCCCTGATCTATCTGCTACGCGTCCCCACCGCTGTCGTGATTGGCACATCGCTCTACCAGATTCTGGTGACCATGGGCGTCGCCACCATTCTGCACGCCACAACCAACCATTCGGTCGATATCGTGCTGGCACTCATTCTGATGGTTGGCGGCACCATTGGCGCGCAGTTTGGCGCCCAGATCGGCCAGAAGATGAAGGGCGAGCAGTTACGTGCCCTCCTGGGCATTCTCGTACTCATGGTTGGCATGCGCTTTGCCGTGGATCTCATACTCGAACCGACGGACCATTACAGCACCGAGGTGATGGAGGTGAGCAGATGA
- a CDS encoding peptidoglycan-binding protein, which yields MIDDTYHTDRDVGEYIEGLRGTDRNRGAHDSLRATAPKGRPRQNSALLDAIEDIEAQLHALAGEAAQSPDMPFEREDTPQDYRASRARRDARGDFGSSPRRGRARGVPSTLDQANYGNALERIEAQLQRVDQALERKGGSQMARPRSGLRPERAPARSAYSVGTVSDHTVAREQMPSYQDRLSAQTGTAGPRGTLDSAMRQMLDHSQTLNEQIARRAETSVSEVARTAQDALSAAQDSQGTYRDALDKLAKLQAQDDSLATLRDDVTSLRKLIEEANLTGASDRVLREIASLSGRIEQLSTAISETREDPAILETMRDVRALLDRSAQDPSINAQFDRILAKLDDMDAGGHEEDFAKLSEQMDHLRDILATQPDMQHLSSISGQMNELIERLATLENDVKRANASDPNFAEQNGLEQRLSQMQALIERLDPNDRLSGLENQLSALADRLENGSDHTSIHKPLEALARQVESLVELTDQGTHRDQLDILATLAERVTNLDQFVRTEQSPAVSEHRFEQVEQTLARIDDMLANKMASSDLGALERSLSRLADRMEAQEDILRSAPQAAAVADGSGLSSGAISQLESQIIDLAQRLDNASQFSDDHQFFEMLTERLDTLAAEFSRTQTRFDAVDRIGEDIRKLAANSSSGASGGANAAQVAEQAAIKALQQVGPIAGGGNDAALEAIIDGLKDDLHGLRRFAETSETTTQQSLNGVSSMLNAIVDRLGKLEEQVRAEELKPQQSALPDAPLEPIAEAVSEEPKSRGLGNILRRRKAKSAPDAAETSPQGHQGQPLSASELLQNRGRQPSRMQQSDTNATSAPTRSRAGASAGPQQGMPAAASAGASAPQVSSGETRQPGIYLSGKAVSVSKAQTDTATARQTGESAQAQPQVTGNVALKNTEQEAPATKPRTARIVQGAPGSSQAAQSSQRARSGSQHDQGQSKADFIAAARRAAQAAARESAQVEKEQGAGGSFLSRFKGSKKPATEAEAQADVANEEDKTKGMSRKERRAAIKEAARMAKKMQKEAAIGSPDAAAIEESAVHLLENEEASNSLFAKLGQTFSRHSRPLLMAAAAILLAITTIQLVKNPDSSLYGLFNTDTAQTQSDNAVPSFDDIGETVAPAGSSAPAQSIPDLPEAPVASEPASAGPQSSITPSSGSVAPSMSDEEATRAIAFSQPTLAQDKLGGPRVSRPASQPISHDAAMAKAKAMLNQPGNQGIDLTPTSSIPEGTKLGNYDTLQQEAQSQPMPPVVSGGDDNQTNANLGSDTGTQEQTPIMQAATSGNVLAQFELGRRFTVGEGVEVDLKEAAKWFEKAANLNMPQAQYSLANLYEKGHGVKKDLQVARLWYQRAADQGNVKSMHNLAVLYAEGGLGKPDFKQAVQWFLKAADHGLKDSQYNLAILFARGMGVKQDLLQSYKWFAIAAKQGDKGAEAKRDEILSVLKGPQQKAAKALVAAWVPKVAKASANQLSALPPEWVATTPEQLANANKRLGADPRVIAKAQSMLGALGYNAGPADGQMGPRTRTAIRNFQEIAGLKVTGEIDAALLEALAQRVI from the coding sequence ATGATTGATGACACATATCACACCGATCGCGATGTAGGCGAGTATATAGAAGGTCTTCGAGGTACGGATCGCAACAGAGGTGCGCATGACAGCCTCCGTGCAACCGCCCCCAAAGGTCGGCCTCGTCAGAATTCGGCTCTTCTGGATGCAATTGAGGATATCGAAGCCCAGCTTCATGCATTGGCGGGTGAAGCGGCTCAGTCCCCCGACATGCCCTTTGAACGCGAAGATACCCCACAAGACTATCGTGCCTCCCGTGCCCGACGGGACGCAAGAGGAGACTTTGGCTCGTCTCCCCGTCGCGGCAGAGCGCGTGGTGTTCCCTCCACTCTGGATCAGGCCAATTATGGCAACGCTCTTGAACGCATTGAAGCCCAGTTGCAGCGCGTGGATCAGGCATTGGAAAGAAAAGGGGGCAGCCAGATGGCGCGACCCCGTTCCGGCCTGCGGCCAGAGCGGGCACCTGCGCGGTCAGCCTATTCTGTAGGCACCGTCTCTGACCATACTGTGGCCCGCGAACAGATGCCCTCCTATCAGGACCGTCTATCTGCACAGACCGGAACTGCTGGCCCGAGAGGCACTCTTGATTCGGCCATGCGCCAGATGCTCGACCACAGCCAGACCCTCAATGAACAGATTGCACGTCGGGCAGAGACCTCTGTTTCTGAAGTGGCCCGCACAGCGCAGGATGCCTTGAGTGCCGCACAGGACTCGCAGGGAACTTATCGTGATGCCCTCGACAAACTGGCCAAATTGCAGGCCCAGGACGACAGTCTTGCCACGCTGCGTGACGATGTCACCTCCCTGCGAAAGCTGATCGAAGAAGCCAACCTGACCGGCGCCTCCGATCGGGTTTTGCGCGAGATTGCAAGCCTTTCCGGTCGCATCGAGCAATTGTCGACTGCCATTTCCGAAACCCGAGAAGATCCCGCCATTCTAGAAACAATGCGGGATGTGCGCGCCTTGCTTGACCGTTCGGCGCAGGATCCGTCTATCAACGCACAGTTCGACCGCATTCTGGCCAAGCTCGATGATATGGATGCCGGCGGGCATGAGGAAGATTTCGCCAAATTGTCCGAACAGATGGACCACTTGCGCGATATTCTCGCCACTCAGCCCGATATGCAGCATCTTTCGAGCATCTCTGGCCAGATGAATGAATTGATCGAACGGCTTGCCACGCTGGAGAATGACGTCAAACGCGCCAACGCATCTGATCCGAATTTTGCGGAACAGAATGGCCTTGAGCAGCGCCTTTCCCAAATGCAGGCGCTGATCGAGCGGCTTGATCCGAATGACCGGCTGAGCGGTTTGGAGAATCAGTTGTCGGCTTTGGCTGACCGCCTGGAGAATGGCTCCGACCACACCAGCATTCACAAGCCCCTTGAAGCCCTTGCCCGTCAGGTGGAAAGCCTTGTGGAATTGACTGATCAGGGCACCCATCGCGATCAACTCGATATTCTGGCCACATTGGCCGAACGGGTGACCAATCTGGACCAGTTTGTCCGGACCGAGCAATCCCCGGCCGTTTCCGAGCACCGCTTTGAACAGGTAGAACAGACGCTTGCGCGCATCGACGACATGCTCGCCAACAAGATGGCAAGCTCTGATCTGGGCGCTCTCGAGCGCAGCCTGTCTCGTCTTGCCGACCGCATGGAAGCGCAGGAAGACATTTTGCGCAGCGCACCGCAGGCCGCAGCAGTAGCGGATGGCTCGGGTCTTTCCAGCGGCGCGATTTCGCAGCTTGAAAGCCAGATCATCGATCTTGCGCAGCGCCTTGACAATGCCAGCCAGTTTTCTGACGACCATCAGTTCTTCGAGATGCTGACGGAGCGGCTGGATACGCTGGCCGCTGAATTTTCGCGCACCCAAACTCGCTTTGACGCCGTTGATCGCATTGGCGAAGATATTCGCAAGCTCGCCGCGAACAGCAGCTCTGGCGCCTCTGGCGGCGCCAATGCTGCTCAGGTGGCTGAACAAGCTGCGATCAAGGCTCTCCAGCAGGTTGGCCCCATTGCAGGAGGCGGCAACGACGCCGCGCTTGAAGCCATTATCGACGGACTCAAGGATGATCTGCACGGCTTGCGTCGTTTCGCAGAGACCAGCGAAACCACGACACAGCAAAGCCTGAATGGCGTCAGCTCCATGCTCAATGCAATTGTCGATCGTCTCGGCAAGCTCGAAGAGCAGGTGCGCGCAGAAGAATTGAAACCGCAGCAGTCTGCTCTGCCGGACGCACCGCTTGAGCCAATCGCTGAGGCTGTTTCTGAAGAGCCCAAAAGTCGCGGTCTGGGCAACATTCTGCGCCGCCGCAAGGCAAAGAGTGCGCCCGATGCTGCAGAGACAAGCCCGCAAGGACACCAGGGCCAGCCCCTCAGCGCCAGCGAGCTGCTACAAAATCGCGGCAGGCAGCCTTCGCGTATGCAACAGAGCGACACCAATGCGACGTCTGCGCCAACACGCAGCCGAGCGGGTGCATCAGCCGGGCCACAACAGGGAATGCCCGCCGCAGCGTCTGCCGGAGCCTCCGCTCCGCAAGTTTCCTCTGGTGAAACCAGACAGCCGGGCATTTACCTCTCGGGCAAGGCGGTAAGCGTTTCCAAGGCACAGACCGATACGGCAACAGCGCGCCAGACTGGCGAAAGCGCTCAGGCGCAGCCTCAGGTGACGGGCAATGTTGCCCTAAAGAATACCGAGCAGGAAGCGCCCGCAACAAAACCGAGAACCGCTCGCATTGTGCAAGGAGCTCCGGGCTCGTCGCAAGCTGCCCAGAGCAGCCAGAGAGCCAGAAGCGGCTCTCAGCACGATCAGGGCCAGTCCAAAGCCGACTTCATTGCGGCCGCTCGACGCGCAGCACAGGCCGCAGCACGGGAAAGCGCTCAGGTCGAGAAGGAACAGGGCGCGGGCGGAAGCTTCCTCTCCCGTTTCAAGGGCAGCAAAAAGCCTGCGACCGAAGCAGAAGCGCAGGCAGATGTAGCGAACGAAGAAGACAAAACCAAAGGCATGAGCCGCAAAGAGCGCCGGGCAGCCATCAAGGAAGCCGCCCGCATGGCCAAGAAGATGCAGAAGGAGGCCGCTATCGGCTCGCCTGATGCAGCGGCCATTGAAGAAAGCGCGGTTCATCTGCTTGAGAATGAAGAGGCCAGCAACAGTCTGTTTGCCAAACTGGGTCAAACCTTCTCACGCCATAGCCGTCCGTTGCTCATGGCGGCGGCAGCCATTTTGCTTGCCATTACGACGATCCAGCTGGTGAAAAATCCGGATTCCAGTCTCTATGGCCTGTTCAATACCGATACGGCGCAAACGCAGTCAGACAATGCGGTACCAAGCTTTGATGACATTGGAGAGACAGTGGCTCCGGCTGGTTCGTCTGCACCAGCTCAGAGCATTCCGGACCTGCCGGAAGCTCCCGTTGCTTCCGAGCCGGCATCTGCGGGCCCACAATCCAGCATCACCCCCTCCTCGGGCAGCGTTGCTCCGAGCATGAGTGATGAAGAGGCCACGCGCGCCATTGCCTTCTCGCAGCCGACCCTTGCTCAGGACAAGCTGGGTGGTCCACGCGTCAGCAGGCCAGCCTCGCAGCCGATTTCCCATGACGCAGCCATGGCAAAAGCCAAGGCCATGCTCAATCAGCCAGGCAATCAGGGCATTGACCTGACGCCAACAAGTTCTATTCCCGAGGGCACCAAGCTTGGTAACTATGACACGCTGCAACAGGAAGCCCAGTCGCAGCCAATGCCTCCGGTCGTCTCCGGAGGGGATGACAATCAGACCAATGCCAATCTGGGCAGTGATACCGGCACGCAAGAGCAAACGCCGATCATGCAGGCTGCGACCAGCGGCAATGTACTGGCGCAGTTTGAGCTGGGCCGTCGCTTTACCGTGGGCGAAGGCGTAGAGGTTGATCTCAAGGAAGCTGCCAAATGGTTCGAGAAAGCCGCCAACCTCAACATGCCGCAGGCGCAATATAGTCTGGCCAATCTGTACGAGAAGGGCCATGGGGTCAAAAAGGACTTGCAAGTGGCGCGGCTATGGTATCAACGCGCAGCCGATCAGGGCAATGTGAAGTCCATGCACAATCTGGCAGTGCTTTACGCAGAAGGTGGCTTGGGCAAGCCCGATTTCAAGCAGGCTGTGCAATGGTTCCTCAAGGCAGCCGACCATGGCCTCAAGGATAGCCAGTATAACCTCGCCATCCTGTTTGCCCGTGGCATGGGCGTCAAGCAAGATCTGCTGCAGAGCTACAAATGGTTCGCCATTGCAGCCAAGCAGGGCGACAAGGGCGCCGAGGCCAAACGCGATGAAATTCTGAGCGTGCTCAAGGGGCCTCAGCAGAAGGCCGCCAAGGCGCTGGTTGCTGCCTGGGTTCCAAAAGTGGCCAAGGCCTCTGCAAACCAGTTATCAGCTTTGCCGCCTGAATGGGTCGCCACAACGCCCGAGCAGTTGGCCAATGCCAACAAGCGCCTCGGGGCTGACCCGAGAGTGATCGCCAAAGCCCAGTCAATGCTTGGCGCTCTTGGTTACAATGCCGGACCGGCTGATGGTCAGATGGGCCCCCGTACGCGCACCGCGATCCGCAATTTCCAGGAAATTGCGGGATTGAAGGTTACGGGCGAAATCGATGCGGCTCTCCTTGAAGCGCTGGCACAGCGGGTCATCTGA
- a CDS encoding MerR family DNA-binding transcriptional regulator, with amino-acid sequence MLSAATNQSGPLSYSIGDLAKEFGVTLRTLRFYEDKNLLNPRRDGVNRVYSRRDRARLKLVLMGKKVGFSLTEIKEMLDLYDLRDGQVPQLRAALDRFSLHINILRQQRTDVDQAIADLERTVEVVSGMLREKEKKEG; translated from the coding sequence GTGCTTAGCGCGGCCACCAACCAGTCTGGACCGCTCTCCTATTCCATCGGGGATCTCGCCAAGGAATTCGGCGTGACCTTGCGCACCTTGCGTTTTTATGAGGACAAAAACCTCCTCAATCCGCGTCGGGATGGTGTTAACCGGGTTTATAGCCGCCGAGACCGAGCGCGCCTGAAGCTCGTCTTGATGGGTAAAAAGGTCGGTTTTTCACTGACCGAAATCAAGGAAATGCTCGATCTGTATGATTTGCGTGACGGGCAGGTGCCCCAGTTGCGCGCAGCATTGGATCGCTTCAGCTTGCATATCAATATCCTGCGGCAGCAAAGGACCGATGTAGATCAGGCCATCGCCGATCTGGAACGGACGGTGGAAGTCGTCTCCGGCATGCTGCGCGAAAAGGAAAAGAAGGAGGGCTAG
- a CDS encoding NUDIX hydrolase, with product MEVKNDKEIIQLSRRTVYQNRWMQVNEDKVLFPAGFEGIYGVVEKPPFAIIIPVHSDGRIQMVQQFRYPIGQRCWELPQGAWEDTPDSDPETLARGELAEETGYRAGRMEKIGEMFPAGGLLNQLCHIFLAHDLTEGATSREATETDMETAAFSMDEILAMFEKGAMPDANSMAALGYWKMKAGLCD from the coding sequence ATGGAAGTAAAAAACGACAAGGAAATCATCCAGCTTTCCCGACGCACGGTCTATCAGAACCGTTGGATGCAGGTGAATGAAGACAAGGTGCTTTTCCCCGCAGGCTTCGAAGGCATTTATGGTGTGGTCGAAAAACCTCCCTTTGCCATCATCATTCCCGTCCATTCCGATGGTCGCATCCAGATGGTTCAGCAATTTCGCTATCCCATCGGCCAGCGCTGCTGGGAGCTGCCGCAAGGGGCATGGGAGGACACGCCCGATAGTGATCCGGAAACACTGGCGCGTGGTGAACTGGCAGAAGAAACAGGCTATCGCGCAGGACGCATGGAGAAGATCGGCGAAATGTTCCCCGCGGGCGGCCTTCTCAACCAACTGTGCCACATATTTCTGGCGCATGATCTGACAGAAGGCGCAACCAGCCGCGAAGCAACGGAAACCGACATGGAAACCGCAGCCTTCAGCATGGACGAGATATTGGCCATGTTCGAGAAAGGCGCCATGCCGGATGCCAATTCCATGGCCGCTCTGGGCTATTGGAAGATGAAAGCCGGTCTTTGCGACTAA